The genomic window ttcttagttcaacgatttaatgaggactaaaagataaaattcatgtgtacatatagttaactcatcaatatatgtaatatgtcttattcattctaattattagaaatatgttctcaataggaaatattgaacttaaaactccaagttattatttcaacaaaaacaagtcccaagttttttttatttttgttgattttgatGACTTTTATAAGTTAATATCATCTATAATTACAGGCCCTGACTTTTATTTTTCAAGGTCATCAATAACTGACAGTTACTAGGTTTTTAAGTTACGGAATAAAAGTGTTTGGCTAGTGTTTTTACTTGCAACCAAGAATAAAACCTAACGGAAACTAAAACCACGGCGGCGGCCGCGGTATAAAGGAAGTGCGTTCGCGGTGGCCGCATAAAACATTTGGATCCCCCAATGCTTTCAATAATTTTTAGAGGCAAATTCTCGGGATCCTCTGCTTCGGCCGATGTAAGAGGTAGTAGACAAAAGTTTTTACTATTTCCTTCTTTGCCTTATTATTTTATGATTATTACATATTATTAGAATTAAACATAATAATTGATGTGTctgtaaaaagtaaaaataaaaatgtaaaaagcaATTTACTTTGAAAAAATATAAACTGTTACAGTCACTGGGTgtgtgtttttctttttatttctcctTTTATGTTTCGCATAACTCAATCGATTCGTTACtatattacaaatattttttatttcattgcagcCTTCAGAAATTATCCGTTATCCAAATTTCACAGCATTCGTTAAGGAGCCGAGTCTTTGTCCCTTCCAGATGCTCATTGATAGTGCACCACTTAGCACAGCCACCGCGAAGGTGTTACCTACCTCAGTCATTTTAGTGACCGCTCTCTCGGTGCTACTCTGAAAcaatttatgctaatttatttaacTACTTTAACATATTgactaaattatttatttattgaaacaCATTTCTAGTGTTTATTTGTATTACTTAAGTTATTATTTTCATATAAGTTTTAATTTAACATCTATTTAGGTTAGTGTACTAACGCTAATATTTCAGAAAAGTCTCACGACACCGCTGCTAAACTTCAAAAACGATAAGTAAACAAAGTTATTCAATTGTTTTTAGTTGTCAGGATTAATTTATTTAGCTCTCTTGTTACCccgctatatatatgtattatgttcAGTTGTGATAGTTAACTAAACAATAAAAAAGCAGTGGTATTTTTATAACAGAGCATCACGTTCTACAGAAAAATTTGGGCAACAGTACCAACGTCGCACGttctttaagccggagtcattggtgccgtatgtcgtatcgctgtatccgtatacctaacgtaatcagctgtttatcgttacgacggtaaaccaaaccccagttggttggctacgatacggttacgaccttagcggcaccaataatcgattgcattgattctcataaggttggtcgaatcagcttttaaaaggttaccgatacgattaccgataaagcaccaatgtctccagctttaaattAAATCAAACGAAATCAGATTCGGTATAACCAACATATTAGGGGgattcgctttgtcttgcaagGAGCACAAATTGCACGGTTTGTTTATATCCCACGACATAACATGCAAGGCTATGAGAGCGCCCCTTTGCGATGTTATAGCATGAATCAGTAACAAGCGTAAAAAGTTTGCCATATAAGATAATAAAATACGACGAGAAATTATGAACAATCGATCAACCGCTGCGTGAGTGAAATGAGAGGAATACCGGTGAAGCAGTGTTGTATTTTCAGTTCCTAAAATTCGTTgcacgaaaatatatatatacagatttgAGCGTACTGTACTGTACGgattacattttgttgttgtggctttacaATCCGTGTAATCCAAGCATTCCTTGCAATCCGTACACCGGTTGCAAGAAAAACCAATTAGGTAGCTTTGTTGCAATATTGCTCCAATTATTAAGCGGCTCAAACACACCCAATATTATAACTGTCATATATGAAACAACATAACGCCTTAACCAACAACAAAACTTTATCGAAAATATCATTTAACCGTAGAAGACTTATTATAAAATAATCAACTGCAAAGAAGCCCAAAGACATTTTGAAAGCTAATCTTCACTGaaaagaaaaatacccaaaacTCGCAGGAACGccctctccctagggaaacgcgcgtcactctagctcaacttcgatctgggtactgtaacaggttaaactcttacctatacagagtcaccccgacacacaaaatgcatgtcctgcttgcaatgtgtttcctcatgacaccaaccatctcttcaattttaatgtggaacctcTAACACCCGTCTTACTATGGTCCAAccttgttgaaactgcaagtttccatggactcccgttagaggaggatattgatgacaatttgtgatcggtcgcgcatATTGaaatgggcgaagcactgctacaacaacaacattagctcATTTCGTTTTTACCCGAATTAAATGAACCCTTTGGagatattaaaatttaagtacTGTCCTGTATTATGTGCGAAAATAAGTCCATTCGGAAATTCGAGATCAACTTTATGGATATTAAATAATAAACTTTCTTTCTAAGAATAGCTTCTTCTTAAAAGTCCATTAACGTAACTCAAAAAACATATAAACACGAactgtatataaatatgtagtaCTTACTTATTTTAGcttaagttgaagttaaaaaaatCCCAACAAGAAAATAGTCATAAATATAAAACTATTTAAGGTTCAGTTATATACACAAATATGAATATGCATATATTAATACATAGTTTGAAAACTGTCAGTCCAAAGAATTagtattaaattatatagattataattaattaaaacaaTGTACTTTTTGTTAATGAGCTGTATTTAACGAAAGCAAAGTATACAGATTAGTCAATAAAAGTGTATTATTAAACATAATTACTTACAAAAAACGGagtggaatatcagatatgggttgctgtgatggtaaatttttttgagcgaatttagtatgaaaatgtataatcctatatgggtcctacagaaaattatacaaaagtcttcgaTTGGGGTATATGAGGACGCGttgttattccagtattaagactacaaacacgggtgctaagtttttctacccgctcaaaagttctccgcgaaaaacagattgaaaccgaggtcgactgcaataaactGTCCAAAAATGTTGaaggagaaatgaaaagacgcgttttgtcctgctATCAATAATCGAAAGGCGAAaaggtattcgaattattggaagcgaggcaaaaacgcgtctattaatacctccccgacAGTTTTGGTCgcgttttagcaatcgtcccggGTAATAAAGTATAACagattgttaattaaaattgtcaaaAACATTTGGATTTTAAAGacagatgtaattaagtgctcgtttgaaagtaaataaggatatttctttgtaattttacgatgaaaattttacgcaattttcgttagcagctactacacttttcttggacctaagaagtacaacagtgccaaataccatccacaaaaaaaacgaacaagaacaagcattttatcaggtcagcgtggctgtgtatgtgcgtgctgctacatatcctacttgtagacctttacaatgtacctagacaagtgtgtcaactaagcgataaacgtcaaaactacaaacagcctcgctcacatgatgcaaatctcaggtctagagttgcatttttggtacgtaagagtacttcaagctgagttgcatttgatagtttaataaaattttgtagtatttacagatgaaatagttgcatatatttcagcggaaataagaatactagaaggtTTGTAGCCTGCAATAATGCGGAAACACACGGAaagcaaagtttatttaaattagagtcaaaatataaagcgccacacgtgtaacctGGAAAAAGTTCACTTCtatggctgtttacacaaatgcataagggcaaaattatataaaagctttggtcgcttcaaagcaaagataacgtatggcgtttcattgtttttcgtatggcgttgtcaaagcgtaggcacgcaaccaaagcatttatggaAATTGTTCGATACTTCGCCAGACAGATGAATTAAttaatgcaacacaaccaaagcgtctgtgtaaatccgccttaatttttatagctgtgaaagtctcctgaaaataaaatggtgctgtaagtgcaaacaaatcaaactcctatatgacactgctttattttctatgtaatttctcttatattttctgtcgagggagccaataaggtttaagtaccggtgtaagtgtgtgaactatatttaaaaaaactaacgaaatacaagaaaaatacaaagtagttcattaaaaacaaacaagccagtttgtatttagatagggttttttgacaataggccgttttttctttattttttcggacaaatgaaaattttgtttttggtttcaaaattttgtgcataaaaacacaactaaattcaaagtgtaaattgtgtgtgcaaatgagttatcaataagtgtacatttttcagtttttcatagttaaggaattgacgttttctctgctttttgcaCTTAAAACCCCtctgtaataaattaaacttttaataaaaatcaataactctgaaatgaacacttttcgccatgatataaaattaaaacgctgtggaacaggagcaacacttttgtgactacatacaccctgtttcaatcttttacgtctctgcacagaaccctaattgaccgttttcaaccaaaacaacaatggcaacccagattttcccgttatgctcacttaaagccgtagttacccacgaacgtacgtagaaaaaacgtgtcagctgacacgacctaacttatgagtgtgcaatgtaaacgaaaactcatcgacgttcaacgcacgtacgtacgtagcccggaacgtagaaagcaaaacaattttgattttttccgtaagaacgtgtcagctgatcgctctctcactagacagagttgcctagtaaacgtttgtgcgctaatttttgaccgattgcagttattatacaaaaaggcctaaagattgtttaaaattttgttgaaatatcctaaaattattatataaaattgtaggttacaaataaatgaactagaaattctttttcagtatttgtttctgccatttgcaccatgaaaatttgtaattccaaaagtggatgtttccataagcatgcatgcaaaatggtcaatggcaacagtgctttgctgtaaacaatacacacacaaatatgttatgtacatgtacacagacgcacacattgattcctacgggcttgagagttcggtcaaacgtgtttcgtacgacaaacgtccgtacgtacgacacacgtcggtgggtaactgccgcataagccgtggttactcacgaacgtacgtagaaaaaacgtgtcagctgacacgacctatcttatgagtgtgcaatgtaaacgaaaactcaccgacgtgcaacgcccgtacgtacgtagcccggaacgtagaaatcaaaacaattttgattttttccgtaagaacgtgtcagctgatcgctctctcactagacagagttgcctagtaaacttttgtgcgctaatttttgaccgtttgcaattttatggaaaaacgcctaattaaagtttgaaaaactgtgaaaataattcgaaataattatgtaaaagtgctgattataaatattaaatctatttatacttatttaatagtattccggccttttacaatatcaaaaattaaattggaaaaagttgatgtttccataagcatacatgcaaaatggtcaatggcaacagtgcttatctgtaaacaatacacacacaaatatgttatgtacatgtacacagacgcacacaatgtctcctacgggcttgagagttcggtcaaacgtgcttcgtacgacaaacggccgtacgtacggcacacgtcggtgggtaattgccgcattaagctagtgcctgtcagaaagaagtcaacacccctgcaaaaatcgtgtgaccaaaaacgcacacagacacacgaaattttgacaggggtgacgatttggaatgaaaaattctccaaatgaaatagcatgttgacaaatttagctttcccacaatgtatcgtgctctctcgcacctattatttttatagggatagcaaaatacgtcatttttcgtgcaaaaaaatccgccgtttctaattcagcagagacagcaaaacatttggtggtcgaaaattttttcaatttagagagttttaaatggaatatctccggaaagatttaaaattaagagggagttctccagatcacatatatatatattttaatttttatttgataccaagttttacccctaactcggggggtgctattctaaaattttcccaaagtctttaatatacaatgatttttgctgtttatttcgacaattttttatttgatttttgtgctcatcgaaagacaTCACAATTAtgtagcaccatgccgcgaattatgataaaagatggtgtgtggagaaacactgaggtaagcatttgacgcgactggttactcttggccgtttattaactaaattgataactttcaggatgaaatcctcaaagcagctgtaatgaaatatggtaaaaaccagtggtcacgtattgcataactgctgcaccgcaaatctgccaagcaatgtaaggcacgctggtacgaatggcttgatcctagcataaagaagacagaatggtcatggGAGAAAGATGAAAAGCttttgcattttgccaaattaatgccaacacaatggcgtacaattgcgccgattatttcagagggttaactggcaccaattgttcacaccaaattgttaggtacaggattcgccacgggtaggtgaggttggcaatcacaaccccctgaatcattttggtcggcaggtatgccgcggatatattcttggcacttgttattgatggcttttatgatgccaccaacacaacctggacagacgccaatgctcagtcaaccacccaagcccgGTCAAcctccaatacccggacacgtccggacgtcttggttataatgtatgttaatacaactaataatttacaaatttgctgatgattatttttgtgttattttctttagcaaccacctgcacctgttactggtaaatatcaacagccgcaacagtatgatcaagcccaacgccgtttagatcccgatcagatgccaaatccgataagcgttatcattgaaaatcaaaatagcgctggtggtgcttttattactaatgaacagggtttattaccaccatttgtgaccacaaaatatgtggtagaagatcagggtaactcctcgccacgttacgttaggtatcgataatcgaaattaatgttttgcttGGCAATTAccttgatctttcttctttgcaggtcgtctttgtattgcatacctgcaacagctgatttattaaaaacaacagctttgtccattacacttaccgtctcaccaatggcacgcacggttgagggtgaatatgagccacccattgtaaattttggtgaattgggtgcaattagatgcaatcgttgcaaggctcaatagcaacttgtagatgctggtcgtcgtttccaatgtctaatgtgtaaagtaacaagagatggtaaaaaaaatctttcacttttacttgtgttcattgatccatattttttctcaacagtgccaactgcatatttccaacatttgggccataccggacagcgtgtcaataaatatgaatgTCTTGAACTTGTATTGgttacatgagtatttgtgtaaaaaatgcttgggtaccgatagctcccatggtaaacctcaactcatatccaacatcaatgcctcgcattcaattgtggcactgtacgcactacattgggttcacgtagtattgacaagcatattgttgattccagtggtaaggccacaatttcaaatgatggggaaaCCATTATGAAAccattggatattgtgaatccagccgtaaaactctagtagacatcgccaaatctcaaaatgctgaggtaagttttttgttatattagaatgtgtagaataaaaatgtttctcttatgaggtcggcgatggcaccacttcagtagtattttaagcatgtgaaatcttaaaacaagttaagccagatgttgaggaaggcgtgcatgcacgtatcatcattaaagctatacgtaaagcattacaattatgcatgctaaaatatgacatggctgtacatgtcgaagcgccaatcaaaggagcaacaaagtgttattggaaaaatgatctgccacagcaatgtcctctaatgtccaagagtatcagaaaattgttgatgctgaatggcgtattctgtagaataaactagctatgtaaggcgccaatgttgtgttttctaaattgccaattggtgatgttgatacacagtattttgcagatcgtgatatgttctgtgctgttcatgtaccagaagaagattggaaacgtagaatgaaagcttgtggtggtgctgttatgactacagctaatgatattaattcaagtgttttgggtcaatgtgattactttgaagaacgtcaggttggtggtgaacgtttcaacattttccaaggtttgacattaatttcatttttatagtttataattatttaaagattgcgttaatgctagaacaagtacattgattttacgtggcagtgttgaacaatttttggaagaaactgagcttcgttacatgatgctaaattgcttgtgcggcgtacaattaaacatgattctgttgttgctggtaagtcaaaatacaaaaaagtctaatcttagggcctcattctctattacgaaacgaactttcgatgcggatcagagacgaatcgctagtgtatttgcactatgttaaacaatggcaacttatcacttgacaattacttttgccttcctgttagttagaaaggtaaagaccgaacgaaaatgatagagaataccattgctagacgatatcgtttggaggcgaatccttcgtctgagctatcgttcgcaatacagaatgaagcctttaaattgttaagtaatataatgaaaagattgtgtccaaatacccccagcgggttaggggtcagaatttatctgcggtaggtatgcctgtcgtaagaggcgactaaaataccagattcaaggggctgtgtagcgcaacccttcaggttgccagcgcaatatatagcttctccaaacccaattatcaacctcacctatccgcggcgaatcctgtttcactaacagacaaggatctggggggggggggggggggggggtggatagggagggatggcctgaaggtttaatgtggccacataaatcgttcccgagatagtcgggctagcactttaatggtgctgtgttactggagcgtaccggatctgtatccggctaaaggatcatcacatcgataacactccccaaagccttcggggagcaaccttatcgctacaaaaacaacaacaacattgtgtccaaatcccgaaaaaaaaactataaaatttgtgtcagtgaaatgataattattgcttttggttgttagttttgaggcatcgtcatcgagttccttctgatcgtatatgccggttcttttgcattcttttacatgcataaagtgccgttgaagccttcctcacccactcctccacgttgagcttccatgacagcttactgtctaggatcattcctagataatttgtgcaaggtttctcccgtagggtcgcccctcctaacttaggcctggtccaattagggaccttgtacctctttgtaaacaagaccatatgcaacgtcatctgcgtaaaccgtaagtttttctggtccctcgtagaatcccctaagcagctggttaatgaccagcgtccacagcagagctgatagcacccctccctgcggagtgcccctgtccactaatttcgtggccgcgtacaatccccattgcgatgtaatcttactgcagtttaacatgcataatcgctcatttagaaagccccggcaattcttaagaagacttctagagcatattccttatattccagggctttttctatgcctattaccaccctatgcaatgcggtgtctactgacttgcctttggtgtacgcctgttgtgttgtggagagcagcttttcatccacgttggactttatgtaaacATCtagcagcctctcaaaggttttgagcagaaatgatggtaagctattgggtctataatctttgggatacacgtgaccgaccttccccgcctttggtaggaaagctacacgagcagttctccaagagtgcggtacatgattcagtttatgcacccatcgaatattattttaagccatcccacgaccgccctacttgaaacttgtagcatagccggacatgtaccatctgagcccggcgatttcaccaccactacgaggtcctcagtagtgtaattaggcagcatatatgaatgcagctgtttccttaccattactacagctcgcacccgtccttccgtttgcgcatagtaaacgccaaatccgcgcgcgctaattccagaaacctttcctcccgatggaagccacggctcctggatcagcgcgttaggaggaggagttcgctcgacgccactttactgtgttggaggtttatctgtaggactcgcagcaccaatgggctgcttgttcccctccagcaccttcatcgggacgtcgtcgtcctcccctagcccttttggtttagagtgttcgaagcccccttcagactcttgtacctgttgtgccgggtgttcctctgtgcgactcacagcaccatctggctgttggtccccttctaacacattcggagtgacgtgggctacctccacctgtcttttttcccttaggcttttgaggtccttttcgacttcgcccacgtccagcgtgttaggactttaatacccgcgacttcttttcctgagtcgcatataaattttgcctgtacctaaggacatttttccaagctgcgcgtacaatatatcctccgcctgcttgtttatttggaagatgtataactgaccttcctccgtaggccgagatacagtaagtaccttccaatcctgtgccggtatgttcggattctgattctgaaaAAGTCGcattgtatcctccgacttcatcacgcatggtatccataccttaacttttggtaccttggggatttgcgctttatccaccatctcaaaacgcgcgttcgtgccctgcctttgggggtttggaaccacttcctccagccaccgcaagctcgcgatgttgtcgcacgctatcatcttcataccattataccatcccccgaatcaaaggttggaaggagcttacttggttattcccgcatcatcttaagctccttttctacagatctcc from Eurosta solidaginis isolate ZX-2024a chromosome 3, ASM4086904v1, whole genome shotgun sequence includes these protein-coding regions:
- the LOC137244127 gene encoding protein transport protein Sec24C-like; translation: MPNPISVIIENQNSAGGAFITNEQGLLPPFVTTKYVVEDQGNSSPRYVRSSLYCIPATADLLKTTALSITLTVSPMARTVEGEYEPPIVNFGELGAIRCNRCKAQ